One genomic window of Thermoproteales archaeon includes the following:
- a CDS encoding molybdopterin molybdotransferase MoeA, which produces MSGKIFKSLIRACEAWKLIEKNLSIIKISKQNVEIDKAPGYFIAEDVTAEIDLPPFDKSAVDGFAVRSENLTSASLYNPALLRIIGEVKIGSKPEIVLKSGEAARIDTGAPLPVGADAVIGIEDCNLLGEYVEATKRVTPYANVVRKGEDVKKGEVVLKKGSRLHPWDIALLKGLSVDAVSVFSPVGVALISIGNELGDDISILEKGGIIDTNKTHLLNLLRQYPVNVEDFGIVKDLKEYIEEALSKAASRNQLIITTGGVSVGLRDYTVKVVETLGEVVFHGVAIRPGMPVAFGKIGESLVFMLPGNPVAAYINYKLFVENALLFLFKSNIHSFPITAKLENKIPSTVGYMEFARVKLFREKEVEARLVRRKGSSILSSIVHSDGVVAIPEDSEGLKEGTLVKVYLHTRPWIGVLSMGDRL; this is translated from the coding sequence TTGTCAGGAAAAATTTTTAAGAGCTTGATAAGAGCGTGCGAAGCGTGGAAGCTGATAGAAAAGAATTTATCTATTATAAAAATCTCGAAGCAAAACGTAGAGATAGATAAAGCTCCCGGGTATTTTATAGCTGAAGACGTAACTGCAGAAATCGATCTACCCCCGTTTGACAAATCAGCTGTTGATGGCTTTGCTGTGAGATCTGAAAATTTAACGAGCGCCTCTCTTTATAATCCTGCGCTCCTTCGTATCATAGGCGAAGTTAAGATAGGAAGTAAGCCTGAGATAGTTTTAAAGTCTGGCGAGGCTGCGAGAATAGACACCGGGGCACCCCTTCCCGTTGGAGCTGATGCCGTTATTGGAATCGAGGACTGTAACTTACTTGGTGAATATGTCGAGGCTACCAAGCGCGTTACGCCATACGCGAATGTCGTTAGAAAAGGTGAAGATGTTAAAAAGGGCGAAGTAGTGCTTAAGAAAGGTTCTCGTTTACATCCTTGGGATATAGCTTTACTTAAGGGACTCAGTGTTGATGCTGTTAGCGTCTTCTCACCCGTCGGTGTTGCTTTAATTTCGATAGGTAATGAGTTAGGAGATGATATTTCAATTTTAGAAAAAGGAGGAATTATCGATACGAATAAAACTCATCTACTAAATCTCCTTAGGCAATACCCTGTAAATGTTGAAGATTTTGGGATTGTAAAAGACTTAAAAGAATATATTGAAGAAGCTTTGAGCAAGGCTGCTAGCAGAAACCAGCTTATTATAACAACGGGAGGAGTATCTGTAGGCCTCAGAGATTACACCGTTAAAGTAGTGGAGACGCTCGGCGAAGTAGTTTTTCACGGCGTAGCAATCCGCCCTGGGATGCCTGTCGCGTTTGGAAAAATTGGAGAGTCGCTAGTTTTTATGTTGCCTGGAAACCCAGTTGCTGCTTACATAAACTATAAGCTTTTCGTAGAAAATGCTCTCCTATTCTTATTCAAATCTAATATTCACTCTTTTCCCATTACTGCTAAGCTTGAGAATAAGATACCATCAACAGTAGGCTATATGGAATTTGCTAGGGTAAAGCTTTTTAGAGAAAAAGAGGTGGAAGCTCGATTAGTTAGAAGAAAAGGATCTAGCATATTGTCGAGCATAGTACACTCGGATGGTGTTGTTGCTATACCTGAAGATTCCGAAGGTTTAAAGGAAGGCACGCTAGTAAAGGTTTACTTGCATACTAGACCTTGGATTGGTGTTTTATCGATGGGTGATAGGTTATGA
- a CDS encoding molybdopterin biosynthesis protein, whose amino-acid sequence MRRKEFRFLISVEEALEKLYRYYKPKPLGVEEVSIEHALGRVLAEDAQALIDVPHFDRASMDGYAVIAADTLGADEWNPVRLKLIGRIEAGTVPDIEVINGKAVEIATGAVMPKGANAVVIVEHTRETNGFVEIYTSVAPGDNVYKAGSDISFGEVILKKGIVLGYREIGVLASLGYEKVKVYVKPKVAIISTGNELVKPGYKLDYGKVYDVNSYTLAAAVCEGGGIPLLHNIVRDDYEEIKNAILAALKTSDMVITSGSSSAGAGDVIYKILEEIADEEDPGVIVHGLKLKPGKPTIISVIRNKPVFGLPGYPLSALIAYIKVVDPVLRKISLYPFEEHLRLKARIAFSFKPEKGRRNIVPVSLAKRKGDLLAFPILKGSGAISSLLLADGFIEIPENITYLEQGSLCEVRLFSKNVKIPDLYIIGSHCLGLELLLSLMRQKNKFEYRVINVGSMGGLLAIKRGEADIAGIHLLDEETGIYNIPFFVKLNLSRDAVLVKGYYREQGFIVKKNNPKNIYSFKDLLNKDIVFINRSKGSGTRTLIDINLKNIAVEMGISFSDLIQKIRGYSIEAKTHTAVAAAVYYGHVDVGVGARAAAEMYGLDFIPITWEEYDFLIRKASLRQSSVKAFLDVLSSKDFKNMLEKKLSGFKADKDTGEIINI is encoded by the coding sequence ATGAGAAGAAAAGAGTTTAGATTTCTTATTTCAGTAGAAGAAGCTTTAGAGAAACTATACAGGTACTACAAGCCTAAACCTTTAGGCGTGGAAGAGGTAAGTATAGAACATGCGCTTGGTAGAGTACTAGCTGAGGATGCGCAAGCTTTGATTGACGTACCTCACTTTGATAGAGCTTCTATGGATGGTTACGCTGTTATAGCAGCTGACACTTTAGGTGCTGATGAGTGGAACCCGGTTAGGCTCAAATTGATCGGAAGAATAGAAGCGGGAACGGTTCCTGATATTGAAGTTATTAATGGTAAAGCTGTAGAAATTGCTACAGGCGCTGTCATGCCGAAAGGCGCAAATGCCGTAGTTATCGTTGAACATACTCGCGAAACGAATGGCTTCGTAGAAATATATACGTCTGTAGCCCCCGGCGATAACGTTTACAAAGCTGGTTCTGATATAAGCTTTGGAGAAGTAATTTTAAAAAAGGGTATTGTGCTAGGTTATAGAGAAATTGGAGTTTTAGCCTCTTTAGGTTATGAAAAAGTAAAAGTCTATGTAAAGCCTAAAGTGGCGATTATATCGACTGGAAATGAGCTTGTAAAACCGGGTTACAAGCTAGACTATGGAAAAGTTTATGATGTTAATTCGTATACTCTGGCGGCGGCAGTATGCGAAGGCGGCGGAATACCACTCTTACATAATATAGTTAGAGATGACTATGAGGAAATAAAGAACGCCATTCTCGCCGCTTTGAAAACCTCAGATATGGTTATAACATCTGGTAGTTCTTCTGCTGGAGCTGGCGATGTTATTTATAAAATTTTGGAAGAAATAGCCGATGAAGAGGACCCAGGAGTTATCGTTCATGGTTTAAAACTTAAACCTGGGAAACCTACAATAATCTCTGTAATAAGGAATAAGCCCGTTTTCGGCTTACCCGGTTATCCTCTCTCGGCTTTAATCGCTTATATTAAAGTAGTCGACCCCGTATTGCGGAAAATTTCGTTATACCCCTTTGAAGAACACCTAAGATTAAAAGCTAGGATAGCGTTTAGTTTTAAGCCTGAAAAAGGTAGGAGAAACATAGTTCCTGTATCTCTAGCTAAACGAAAAGGAGACCTCTTAGCCTTTCCGATACTTAAAGGTTCTGGAGCTATTTCCTCTTTGCTTCTAGCGGATGGGTTTATCGAAATTCCAGAGAACATAACTTATCTAGAGCAGGGATCATTATGCGAGGTAAGATTGTTTTCTAAAAACGTGAAAATTCCAGACCTTTACATTATAGGTAGTCATTGCTTAGGACTTGAATTACTCTTGTCTCTTATGCGCCAGAAAAACAAATTTGAATATAGAGTTATAAATGTAGGCTCGATGGGTGGTTTACTAGCCATAAAAAGAGGAGAAGCAGACATTGCCGGAATACATTTACTGGATGAAGAAACGGGAATTTACAATATCCCGTTTTTTGTAAAGCTTAATCTTTCACGAGACGCCGTGCTAGTCAAAGGTTACTATAGAGAACAAGGGTTTATTGTTAAAAAGAACAATCCGAAAAACATTTATAGTTTTAAAGATCTTCTCAATAAGGATATTGTATTCATTAATAGAAGTAAAGGTTCTGGAACGCGAACACTCATAGATATAAATCTTAAAAATATTGCGGTAGAAATGGGAATAAGCTTTAGCGATTTAATCCAAAAGATAAGAGGCTACAGTATTGAGGCAAAAACTCATACAGCAGTTGCAGCTGCGGTTTATTATGGCCATGTAGATGTTGGCGTTGGAGCTAGAGCCGCTGCCGAAATGTACGGTCTAGACTTTATTCCTATAACATGGGAGGAATATGATTTCCTCATTCGGAAAGCAAGCCTTAGACAATCGTCAGTTAAAGCGTTCCTTGACGTTTTGTCTAGTAAAGATTTTAAAAATATGTTAGAGAAAAAGTTGTCGGGATTCAAGGCTGATAAAGATACGGGAGAGATTATAAATATTTGA